A stretch of Geomonas oryzisoli DNA encodes these proteins:
- a CDS encoding branched-chain amino acid ABC transporter permease, producing the protein MKSDRIKFLVFALVVLLIPLPLSGGYLTNVLIFVGINSVLALGLNLLLGYAGQISLGQAAFFGLGAYGSGVLTTAYGLNPWLAMVVVALCVAAFAFAIGFPVLRLKGHYLAMATLGVGIIVNIAFNETVDLTGGPSGLSGIPNLQIGGLTFDSDLKNYYLVWVFALGMILLSLNLVNSRFGRGLRAIHDSEVAARVMGVNARLMKVQVFTLSAFMSAIMGSLYCHVMTFISPNSFGFHFSVELLTMIVIGGLGSVYGSILGALLLTLLPEMLRSFQDFDIIVYGLLLITMTIYLPGGLVEGIPALFRRLVPARKVAEGSDA; encoded by the coding sequence TTGAAATCGGACAGAATTAAATTTCTCGTTTTTGCCCTCGTGGTCCTGCTCATCCCGCTGCCGCTTTCCGGGGGGTATCTCACCAACGTTCTCATCTTCGTCGGGATCAACAGCGTGCTCGCCCTGGGGTTGAACCTCCTCCTGGGCTACGCCGGCCAGATCTCGCTCGGGCAGGCCGCCTTCTTCGGCCTTGGCGCCTACGGCTCCGGCGTACTCACCACCGCTTACGGCCTCAACCCCTGGCTCGCCATGGTCGTGGTCGCGCTCTGCGTTGCGGCCTTCGCGTTCGCCATCGGGTTCCCGGTGCTGCGCCTGAAGGGGCACTACCTCGCCATGGCCACCCTGGGCGTCGGCATCATCGTCAACATCGCCTTCAACGAGACCGTGGACCTGACCGGCGGGCCGTCCGGGCTCTCCGGCATTCCCAACCTGCAGATCGGCGGCCTCACCTTCGACTCGGACCTCAAAAACTATTACCTGGTCTGGGTCTTCGCGCTGGGGATGATCCTTTTGTCGCTGAACCTGGTGAACTCCCGCTTCGGCCGCGGTCTCCGGGCCATTCACGATTCGGAAGTCGCCGCGCGCGTCATGGGTGTCAACGCGAGGCTCATGAAGGTGCAGGTGTTCACCCTGTCGGCCTTCATGTCCGCCATCATGGGGAGCCTCTACTGCCACGTGATGACCTTCATCTCGCCCAACTCCTTCGGCTTCCATTTCTCGGTGGAGCTCCTCACCATGATCGTCATCGGCGGCCTGGGAAGCGTGTACGGCTCCATCCTGGGGGCGCTGCTTCTGACCCTGCTTCCCGAGATGCTGCGCTCCTTCCAGGACTTCGACATCATCGTCTATGGCCTTTTGCTGATCACCATGACCATCTACCTCCCCGGAGGGCTGGTGGAGGGGATACCGGCGCTGTTTCGGCGCCTGGTGCCGGCGAGGAAGGTAGCGGAGGGGAGCGATGCTTAG
- a CDS encoding branched-chain amino acid ABC transporter permease — translation MELLNQVTQFVISGLATGSIYALIGLSFAIIFNSTGIINFAQGEFVMLGGVLAIFSLNVLHLPLVVAIAVAVAVTTIIGLVFERLAIRPLKNATPLMLIIITIGASILIRGLVMLLWGKDTQALPAFSGTDPISIAGATLLPQHLWIFGVTVLVIVGCRLFFNHTISGKAMRACSFNRRAANLVGISVGRMVLFSFVISAAVGSLAGVIIAPLTMTAYDVGVMLGLKGFCAAIMGGMGSGLGTVLGGLILGTLESLGAGLISSGYKDAIAFFILLLILFIRPQGLFKKGETERV, via the coding sequence ATGGAGCTTTTAAACCAGGTAACGCAGTTCGTCATATCGGGGCTCGCCACAGGTTCCATCTACGCCCTGATCGGCTTAAGCTTCGCCATCATCTTCAATTCCACCGGGATCATCAACTTCGCCCAGGGTGAATTCGTCATGCTGGGCGGGGTGTTGGCCATCTTTTCGCTGAACGTGCTGCATCTGCCGTTGGTGGTGGCCATCGCCGTTGCGGTCGCGGTGACCACCATCATCGGCCTTGTTTTCGAGCGGCTGGCCATCCGGCCGCTCAAAAACGCCACCCCGCTCATGCTCATCATCATCACCATCGGCGCCAGCATTCTGATCCGGGGGCTGGTGATGCTCCTTTGGGGGAAGGATACCCAGGCGCTGCCGGCCTTCTCCGGTACCGACCCGATCAGCATCGCCGGGGCGACGCTTTTGCCGCAGCACCTCTGGATCTTCGGGGTCACCGTGCTGGTCATCGTGGGGTGCAGGCTCTTCTTCAACCACACCATCAGCGGCAAGGCCATGCGCGCCTGCTCCTTCAACCGCCGCGCCGCCAACCTGGTCGGCATCAGCGTCGGGCGCATGGTGCTCTTCTCCTTCGTGATCAGCGCCGCCGTCGGCTCGCTGGCCGGCGTCATCATCGCGCCGCTCACCATGACCGCCTACGACGTCGGCGTCATGCTTGGGCTGAAGGGGTTCTGCGCCGCCATCATGGGGGGGATGGGGAGCGGCCTGGGCACCGTGCTGGGGGGCTTGATCCTGGGCACCCTGGAGTCGCTTGGGGCCGGGCTCATCTCTTCAGGCTACAAGGACGCCATCGCGTTTTTCATCCTGCTCCTGATCCTCTTCATCAGGCCGCAGGGACTATTCAAGAAGGGCGAAACTGAAAGGGTTTAA
- a CDS encoding ABC transporter substrate-binding protein — protein MKKIVSTAFASIALFCLSTAALAAPPIKIGALFAVTGPASFLGEPERNTAQMVVDEINKAGGVKGRKLELITYDTTGDATKAVQLANKLVKNDQVVAIIGPSTTGDSMAIIPVVERAQIPLISCAAGSKITEPVRKWVFKTAQNDGLAVARIFEQLKKEKKTKVALLTVSDGFGASGREQLKAHAARYGIQILSDDTYGPKDTDMTAQLAKIRGSQAQALICWGTNPGPAVIARNAKQLGLAIPVYMSHGVSSKKFIELAGDAAEGIKLPSGKVLVADLLPKSDKQRNSLLAFIKDYQNHYKAEGDHFGGHAWDAVMLLKGAIEKGGDTPAGIRNALEATRNFPGIGGVFSYSAKDHAGLTKDAFTLVEVRKKDWVLVK, from the coding sequence GTGAAAAAAATCGTCTCGACTGCTTTTGCTTCGATTGCTTTGTTCTGTCTGTCCACCGCCGCGCTGGCAGCTCCGCCGATCAAGATCGGCGCGCTCTTCGCCGTGACCGGCCCCGCGTCGTTCCTCGGCGAGCCCGAGCGCAACACGGCGCAGATGGTGGTCGACGAGATCAACAAGGCCGGCGGTGTCAAAGGGCGCAAACTGGAGCTGATCACCTACGATACTACCGGGGACGCCACCAAGGCGGTACAACTCGCCAACAAGCTGGTGAAGAACGACCAGGTGGTCGCCATCATCGGCCCCAGTACCACCGGTGACAGCATGGCCATCATTCCGGTGGTAGAGAGGGCCCAGATCCCGCTGATCTCCTGCGCGGCCGGGAGCAAGATCACTGAACCGGTGAGGAAGTGGGTCTTCAAGACCGCCCAGAACGACGGGTTGGCCGTCGCCAGGATCTTTGAACAACTGAAGAAGGAGAAGAAGACCAAGGTGGCGCTCCTTACCGTTTCCGATGGTTTTGGCGCCTCCGGCCGGGAGCAGCTGAAGGCCCATGCTGCACGCTACGGCATCCAGATCCTTTCCGACGACACCTATGGTCCGAAGGACACCGACATGACCGCGCAGCTCGCCAAGATCCGCGGCTCCCAGGCCCAGGCCCTCATCTGCTGGGGCACCAACCCCGGGCCGGCCGTCATCGCGAGAAACGCGAAGCAGCTCGGCCTCGCCATCCCGGTGTACATGAGCCATGGCGTCTCCTCCAAGAAGTTCATCGAACTGGCCGGTGACGCCGCCGAAGGGATCAAACTCCCGTCCGGGAAGGTTCTGGTCGCCGACCTGCTCCCGAAATCCGACAAGCAGAGAAACTCCCTGCTCGCCTTCATCAAGGACTACCAGAACCACTACAAGGCCGAGGGCGACCACTTCGGCGGCCACGCCTGGGATGCGGTCATGCTGCTCAAAGGCGCCATCGAGAAGGGCGGGGACACCCCGGCCGGCATCCGCAACGCGCTGGAAGCCACCCGCAACTTCCCGGGCATCGGCGGCGTGTTCAGCTACTCCGCCAAGGACCACGCCGGTCTGACCAAGGACGCCTTCACCCTGGTCGAAGTGCGCAAAAAAGACTGGGTACTGGTCAAGTAG
- a CDS encoding ABC transporter substrate-binding protein has translation MRKMFAVIGITMLLLCSATAAFAAAPIKIGGLFAVTGPASFLGEPEKNTLELLVKEINAKGGINGSKIELFIYDTGGDATKAVQLANKLIKNDKVAAIVGPSTTGESMAVISIAEKEQIPLVSCAAGIKITDPVRKWVFKTPANDHVAAEKILIQAEKLKQKNIALITVSDSFGSSGREQLKQMATKRGFRVVADEVYSPKDTDMTAQLTKIKAAKPDAIICWGTNPGPAIITRNIQQLGIKTPVYQSHGVASKKYIELATAQAAEGIVLPAGKLAVFDLLKPTDPQAKLLKDYNTDYKKNYGVEASTFGGYAYDGFQLIAAAIKKGAVTPAQIRDGIEKNGRMVGVSGIFKMSPTDHNGLDLGAFEMVRIVKGDWVIVK, from the coding sequence ATGAGAAAGATGTTCGCTGTAATCGGTATCACCATGCTGCTTCTGTGCAGTGCCACTGCGGCCTTCGCCGCGGCTCCGATCAAGATCGGAGGACTCTTCGCCGTCACCGGTCCTGCTTCCTTCCTTGGCGAACCTGAAAAGAACACGCTGGAACTCCTGGTCAAAGAAATCAACGCCAAGGGGGGCATCAACGGCTCCAAGATCGAACTCTTCATCTACGACACCGGCGGCGACGCCACCAAGGCGGTGCAGCTCGCTAACAAGCTGATCAAGAACGACAAGGTCGCCGCCATCGTCGGTCCCAGCACCACCGGCGAATCGATGGCCGTCATCTCCATCGCGGAGAAAGAGCAGATCCCGCTGGTCTCCTGCGCCGCCGGCATCAAGATCACCGATCCCGTAAGGAAATGGGTCTTCAAGACCCCGGCCAACGACCACGTCGCCGCGGAAAAGATCCTGATCCAGGCGGAGAAGCTGAAGCAGAAAAACATCGCCCTTATCACCGTTTCCGACTCTTTCGGATCCTCCGGTCGCGAGCAGCTGAAGCAGATGGCGACCAAGCGCGGCTTCAGGGTCGTCGCTGACGAGGTATATTCCCCGAAAGATACCGACATGACCGCGCAGCTCACCAAGATCAAGGCGGCCAAGCCGGACGCGATCATCTGCTGGGGCACCAACCCCGGCCCCGCCATCATCACCCGCAACATCCAGCAACTCGGCATCAAGACCCCGGTCTATCAGAGCCACGGGGTCGCCTCCAAGAAGTACATCGAGCTCGCCACCGCTCAGGCCGCAGAGGGAATCGTGCTGCCGGCCGGCAAACTGGCCGTCTTCGATCTGCTCAAGCCGACCGACCCGCAGGCGAAGCTCTTGAAGGACTACAACACCGACTACAAGAAGAACTACGGCGTCGAGGCTTCCACCTTTGGCGGCTACGCCTACGACGGGTTCCAGCTTATCGCAGCGGCCATCAAGAAGGGCGCCGTAACCCCGGCGCAGATCCGCGACGGCATCGAGAAAAACGGCCGCATGGTGGGTGTGTCCGGCATCTTCAAGATGTCCCCGACCGACCACAACGGCCTCGACCTGGGCGCCTTCGAGATGGTCCGCATCGTCAAGGGCGACTGGGTCATCGTGAAATAA
- a CDS encoding ACT domain-containing protein — protein MHVEQISIFIENKFGRLAEVTRILGDAGVNIRTLSLADTSDFGILRLIVNDTEKARGVLKERGFTVSKTEVVAVEIPDRPGGLADILQVLDADGINVEYMYAFVERCGENAVMIFRFDETQKAITTLTGKNFNILPGERLYSM, from the coding sequence ATGCACGTAGAACAGATCTCCATATTCATCGAAAACAAGTTCGGACGTCTGGCCGAAGTGACCCGCATTCTGGGCGATGCCGGGGTCAACATCCGCACCCTTTCCCTGGCGGACACCTCCGATTTCGGAATCCTGCGCCTCATCGTGAACGACACGGAAAAGGCGAGGGGCGTACTCAAGGAGCGGGGCTTCACGGTGAGCAAGACCGAGGTGGTCGCCGTCGAGATCCCGGACCGTCCCGGCGGGCTCGCCGACATCCTGCAGGTGCTGGACGCCGACGGGATCAACGTCGAGTACATGTACGCCTTCGTGGAGCGCTGCGGCGAGAACGCGGTGATGATCTTCCGCTTCGACGAGACCCAGAAGGCGATCACTACGCTTACCGGCAAGAATTTCAACATCCTGCCGGGGGAGAGGCTGTACAGCATGTAA
- a CDS encoding phenylacetate--CoA ligase family protein has product MFFNEEFETLPREALEALQLKRLKSMVARVEKSVPFYKEALAKAGVASDSIKSLADLQRLPFTYKQDMRDSYPYNLFAVPMEDIVRIHASSGTTGKPTVVGYTKKDIETWSELMARSFVAAGVHKGDIIHNSYGYGLFTGGLGAHYGAERLGASVIPMSGGNTKKQIMIMQDFGSTVLTCTPSYSLFMAEAAKEEGIDFRDLKLRVGIFGAEPWSEEMRRDIETKLNLSAVDIYGLSEIMGPGVAIECCEAKKGLHVWEDHFIPEIINPETCEVLPEGQMGELVITTITKEGIPLIRYRTRDITSITYEPCACGRTHARIARMSGRSDDMLIIRGVNVFPSQIEAILMGVEGVEPHYVLIVERKDNLDTLEVQVEVGENIFSDEIKHLQALSAKIEKQIKEMLGVTCRVRLVEPKSITRSEGKAKRVIDNRNKA; this is encoded by the coding sequence ATGTTTTTCAACGAGGAATTCGAGACACTGCCGAGGGAGGCGCTGGAGGCGCTGCAACTCAAGAGGCTGAAGTCGATGGTGGCGCGAGTGGAAAAAAGCGTCCCCTTCTACAAGGAGGCGCTCGCCAAGGCCGGGGTCGCTTCCGATTCCATCAAGTCGCTCGCTGACCTGCAGCGGCTCCCGTTCACCTACAAGCAGGACATGCGGGACTCCTACCCCTACAACCTGTTCGCGGTCCCCATGGAGGACATCGTCCGCATCCACGCCTCCTCCGGCACCACCGGCAAACCGACTGTGGTCGGCTACACCAAAAAGGACATCGAGACCTGGAGCGAGCTGATGGCGCGCTCGTTCGTGGCGGCCGGGGTGCATAAGGGCGACATCATCCACAACTCCTACGGCTACGGCCTCTTCACCGGCGGCCTGGGCGCGCACTACGGCGCGGAGCGGCTGGGAGCTTCGGTCATCCCGATGTCCGGCGGCAACACGAAGAAACAGATCATGATCATGCAGGACTTCGGCTCCACCGTGCTCACCTGCACGCCGTCCTACTCGCTGTTCATGGCCGAGGCCGCCAAGGAGGAGGGGATCGACTTCCGCGACCTGAAGCTGAGGGTCGGCATCTTCGGCGCCGAGCCCTGGTCCGAGGAGATGCGCCGCGACATCGAGACCAAGCTGAACCTCTCCGCAGTCGACATCTACGGTCTCTCCGAAATCATGGGACCGGGCGTGGCCATCGAATGCTGCGAGGCGAAGAAGGGGCTCCACGTCTGGGAGGACCACTTCATCCCGGAGATCATCAATCCCGAGACCTGCGAGGTGCTTCCCGAGGGGCAGATGGGCGAACTGGTGATCACGACCATCACGAAGGAAGGGATTCCGCTTATCCGCTACCGTACCCGCGACATCACCTCCATCACCTACGAACCGTGCGCCTGCGGCAGGACCCATGCCCGCATCGCCCGCATGAGCGGCAGAAGCGACGACATGCTCATCATCCGTGGCGTCAATGTCTTCCCGTCCCAGATCGAGGCCATACTCATGGGCGTCGAGGGGGTCGAGCCGCATTACGTGCTCATCGTGGAAAGAAAGGACAACCTCGACACGCTCGAGGTCCAGGTCGAGGTGGGCGAAAACATCTTCTCCGACGAGATCAAGCACCTCCAGGCGCTGTCGGCCAAGATCGAAAAGCAGATCAAGGAGATGCTGGGCGTTACCTGCCGCGTGAGGCTGGTCGAGCCCAAGAGCATCACCCGCAGCGAAGGGAAGGCAAAGCGCGTCATCGACAACAGGAACAAGGCCTAA
- a CDS encoding indolepyruvate oxidoreductase subunit beta has product MSDKVTNIVLVGVGGQGILLAAEILSETFMLAGFDVKKSEIHGMSQRGGSVVSHVRYGKEVFSPMVPEGEGDILFGFELMESYRYLSLLKPGGTVVVNDLCIAPPSVLVGQETYPADMALKIQELCPDCLLVDGQNLAIEAGNARAANTVLLGAVSKRLDIEEKYWVEAIEKMVPKKALEVNLKAFQMGRGLK; this is encoded by the coding sequence ATGAGCGACAAGGTAACCAACATCGTCCTGGTAGGCGTGGGTGGCCAGGGCATTCTGCTCGCCGCCGAGATCCTTTCCGAGACCTTCATGCTGGCCGGTTTCGACGTCAAGAAGAGCGAGATCCACGGCATGTCCCAGCGCGGCGGTTCCGTCGTCTCGCACGTCCGTTACGGCAAAGAAGTCTTCTCCCCGATGGTTCCCGAAGGGGAGGGGGACATCCTGTTCGGCTTTGAGTTGATGGAGAGCTATCGCTATCTGTCCCTGTTGAAGCCCGGCGGCACCGTCGTGGTCAACGACCTCTGCATTGCGCCGCCGTCCGTGCTGGTCGGACAGGAGACGTATCCTGCCGACATGGCGCTGAAGATCCAGGAGCTCTGCCCGGACTGCCTGCTGGTGGACGGCCAGAACCTCGCCATAGAGGCCGGCAACGCCCGCGCGGCGAACACCGTGCTCTTGGGTGCGGTTTCCAAGCGTCTGGATATCGAGGAGAAATACTGGGTCGAGGCGATCGAGAAGATGGTGCCCAAAAAGGCACTGGAAGTGAACCTCAAGGCGTTCCAGATGGGGCGCGGGCTTAAGTAA
- the iorA gene encoding indolepyruvate ferredoxin oxidoreductase subunit alpha, with protein sequence MKEILSGNEAIARGAYEAGVKVACAYPGTPSTEILENTVRYREIDSSWATNEKVALEVGIGASFVGARSLVTMKHVGVNVAADPLFTLSYTGVNGGLVLVCADDPELHSSQNEQDSRNYAKFAKVPMLEPGDSQECLEFTKLAYEISEKYDTPVLLRTTTRISHSKSVVNLGERTDQVREAKIEKNAAKFVMLPGNARVRHVVVEDRTVQLSKDGCCMPINRVEMRDTKIGVITAGISYQHVREALPEASVLKLGMVHPLPFDLIRDFAAKVEKLYVVEELDPFIEEQVKAIGIPVVGKEIISICGELTPGRVRKAFGLPENAQTTVEKLPGRPPNMCPGCPHRGVFYTLNQLKAYVSGDIGCYTLGFMPPLSAMDTCVCMGASIGMATGAVKVLSPEERKKVVAVIGDSTFLHTGINGLMDMVYNKGAATVIILDNRITAMTGRQENPGSGHTLMDDPANAVDFELLCKAIGVKNVRTINPLDLDECRTVISEEMERPETSVIITDKPCVLIKREGIFKAGAPLQVVEESCTGCRACLKIGCPAIEWIPASGKKGKAHIDPLLCNGCDVCSQLCKFSAIQEAK encoded by the coding sequence ATGAAGGAAATACTTTCCGGCAACGAAGCCATTGCCAGAGGCGCTTACGAGGCAGGGGTGAAGGTTGCCTGTGCCTACCCCGGCACCCCTTCCACTGAGATCCTGGAAAACACCGTCCGCTATCGGGAAATCGACTCTTCCTGGGCCACCAACGAAAAGGTCGCTCTCGAGGTCGGCATCGGCGCTTCGTTCGTCGGCGCCCGGTCCCTGGTCACCATGAAGCACGTCGGCGTCAACGTCGCTGCCGACCCGCTGTTCACCCTTTCCTACACCGGTGTCAACGGTGGCCTGGTGCTGGTCTGCGCCGACGACCCCGAACTGCACTCTTCCCAGAACGAGCAGGACAGCCGCAACTACGCCAAGTTCGCCAAGGTGCCGATGCTCGAGCCGGGCGACTCCCAGGAGTGCCTGGAGTTCACCAAGCTGGCCTACGAGATTTCCGAGAAGTACGACACCCCGGTCCTTTTGCGCACCACGACCCGCATCTCGCACAGCAAGTCGGTGGTGAACCTCGGCGAGCGCACCGATCAGGTCCGCGAGGCGAAGATCGAAAAGAACGCCGCCAAGTTCGTCATGCTGCCCGGCAACGCACGCGTGCGCCACGTCGTGGTCGAGGATCGCACCGTCCAGCTCTCCAAGGACGGCTGCTGCATGCCGATCAACCGCGTCGAGATGCGCGATACCAAGATCGGCGTGATCACCGCCGGCATCAGCTACCAGCATGTGCGCGAGGCGCTGCCGGAGGCTTCAGTGCTGAAGCTGGGCATGGTGCACCCGCTTCCCTTCGACCTCATCCGTGACTTCGCCGCCAAGGTGGAAAAGCTCTACGTGGTGGAGGAACTGGACCCGTTCATCGAGGAGCAGGTGAAAGCGATCGGTATTCCGGTCGTCGGCAAGGAGATCATCTCGATCTGCGGTGAGCTCACCCCGGGCCGCGTGAGGAAGGCGTTCGGTCTCCCCGAAAATGCCCAGACCACTGTGGAAAAACTCCCGGGTCGTCCCCCCAACATGTGCCCGGGCTGTCCGCACCGCGGCGTGTTCTACACCCTGAACCAGCTGAAGGCCTACGTATCCGGCGACATCGGCTGCTACACCCTGGGCTTCATGCCGCCGCTTTCCGCCATGGATACCTGCGTCTGCATGGGCGCCTCCATCGGCATGGCCACCGGCGCGGTCAAGGTGCTCTCCCCGGAAGAGAGGAAGAAGGTGGTCGCGGTCATCGGCGACTCCACCTTCCTGCACACCGGCATCAACGGCCTGATGGACATGGTCTACAACAAGGGTGCCGCCACCGTCATCATCCTGGACAACAGGATCACCGCCATGACCGGCCGCCAGGAAAACCCGGGCTCCGGGCACACCTTGATGGACGATCCTGCCAACGCCGTGGACTTCGAGCTGTTGTGCAAGGCAATCGGCGTCAAGAACGTGCGCACCATCAACCCGCTCGACCTGGACGAGTGCCGCACGGTGATCTCCGAGGAGATGGAGCGTCCCGAGACTTCGGTCATCATCACCGACAAGCCCTGCGTCCTCATCAAGAGGGAAGGGATCTTCAAGGCCGGCGCACCGCTGCAGGTCGTTGAGGAATCCTGCACCGGTTGCCGTGCCTGTCTGAAGATCGGCTGCCCGGCGATCGAGTGGATCCCGGCCAGCGGCAAGAAGGGCAAGGCGCACATTGATCCGCTTTTATGCAACGGTTGCGACGTCTGCAGCCAGTTGTGCAAGTTCTCTGCGATTCAGGAGGCAAAATGA
- a CDS encoding phage holin family protein codes for MGFIVKWLVHAVAIVITAYLLPGVRLSGFGAALIAALVLGLINTFIKPVLMLLTLPLNILTLGLLTFVINALLIMLTSALVSGFSVGGFLWALLFSLVLSVVNFLLNAIF; via the coding sequence GTGGGATTCATAGTGAAGTGGCTGGTACACGCCGTGGCGATTGTCATCACGGCCTATCTACTGCCGGGGGTGCGCCTGTCCGGATTCGGTGCGGCACTGATCGCGGCCCTGGTGCTCGGCCTCATCAACACATTCATCAAGCCGGTCTTGATGCTTCTCACCCTGCCGCTCAACATTCTGACCCTGGGTCTGCTCACCTTCGTGATCAACGCGCTGCTCATCATGTTGACCAGCGCCCTGGTGAGCGGTTTCTCCGTGGGCGGCTTCCTGTGGGCGCTCCTGTTCAGCCTGGTGCTGTCGGTGGTCAACTTCCTGTTGAACGCGATTTTCTAA
- a CDS encoding methyltransferase yields the protein MDRASKNRLTPYMLPHFPGDTLFDRIARAVCRAGCLPRKELYEAWEVARRVHRRFRGGRVVDLAAGHGLLAQVLLILDRGLREGVGVDLRIPQSAARLASEIGAEWPGAADRFTLLEQDLNLVELGPGDIVVSAHACGSLTDLVLEKATAARCRVAVLPCCHDLRSCDDGGLSGWLDGPLAVDATRAAWLRSCGYRVYTQTIPLDITPKNRLLMGEPL from the coding sequence ATGGACCGAGCTTCCAAAAACCGACTGACGCCTTACATGCTGCCGCATTTTCCCGGCGACACCCTTTTTGACCGCATCGCCCGAGCCGTTTGCCGGGCCGGGTGTCTTCCCAGGAAAGAACTCTACGAGGCGTGGGAGGTGGCGCGGCGGGTACACCGGCGCTTCCGTGGCGGAAGGGTGGTGGACCTGGCCGCCGGTCATGGTCTGCTGGCGCAGGTGCTGCTCATCCTGGACCGCGGACTCCGTGAAGGGGTCGGCGTCGATCTGCGCATCCCGCAAAGCGCCGCCCGGCTCGCCTCCGAGATCGGCGCCGAGTGGCCCGGCGCTGCCGATCGGTTCACGCTCCTTGAACAGGACCTGAACCTGGTCGAGTTAGGTCCCGGCGACATCGTCGTGTCCGCCCATGCCTGCGGTTCCCTTACCGACCTGGTCCTGGAAAAGGCGACCGCCGCTCGTTGCCGGGTTGCCGTGCTTCCCTGCTGCCATGACCTGCGCAGTTGTGACGATGGCGGACTTTCTGGATGGCTGGACGGGCCCCTCGCCGTCGATGCGACCCGGGCCGCCTGGCTGCGCTCGTGCGGGTACCGGGTCTACACCCAGACCATCCCGCTCGACATCACGCCCAAGAACCGCCTGCTGATGGGCGAACCGCTTTAG
- a CDS encoding DUF72 domain-containing protein, translating to MAPGKIRIGTCSWTESSLIESGAFYPRGAGTPKARLKFYASRFDTVEIESSYYQIPTVAMAQAWVDRTPAGFLFHVKAFGALTGHNIDPRRLPDDLRGMLAPGDLEREELHVAEPALLKAMAQALLDALEPLRQAHRMGFVIFQFPPWFGYKKANLDYLRYCKELMSGIPIAVEFRHGSWFTAHHRDEVFAYLKEHKITYITCDEPQYGNLSTAPFHPDATTGIAYLRLHGRNGDSWHSDVPGDEYLYPESELQEISRHALRLSETARTTFVMFNNCRCGYAMQNALDMRRHCRRFGEEQPPGEKPGE from the coding sequence ATGGCGCCAGGCAAGATCCGCATCGGCACCTGCTCCTGGACCGAAAGCAGCCTCATCGAGAGCGGCGCCTTTTATCCGCGCGGTGCCGGCACACCCAAGGCACGCCTCAAGTTCTACGCCAGCCGGTTCGATACCGTCGAAATCGAAAGTTCCTACTACCAGATTCCCACCGTGGCAATGGCGCAGGCCTGGGTCGATCGCACGCCGGCCGGATTCCTGTTTCACGTCAAGGCCTTCGGCGCCCTCACCGGTCACAACATCGATCCGCGCCGGCTTCCTGACGACCTGCGCGGGATGCTGGCACCCGGCGACCTGGAGCGCGAAGAGCTGCACGTGGCCGAGCCAGCGTTATTGAAGGCAATGGCGCAGGCACTGCTGGACGCCCTGGAACCGCTCAGGCAGGCGCACAGGATGGGATTCGTGATCTTCCAGTTCCCGCCCTGGTTCGGTTACAAGAAGGCGAACCTGGATTACCTGCGCTACTGCAAAGAGCTCATGTCAGGGATCCCGATTGCGGTGGAGTTCCGCCACGGCAGTTGGTTCACCGCCCATCACCGCGACGAGGTCTTTGCCTATCTGAAGGAGCACAAGATCACCTACATCACCTGCGATGAGCCGCAGTACGGCAACCTCTCCACCGCCCCCTTCCACCCCGACGCAACCACCGGAATAGCCTACCTCAGGCTGCACGGCAGAAACGGCGACAGCTGGCACAGCGACGTCCCCGGCGACGAATACCTGTACCCCGAGTCCGAGCTGCAGGAGATCTCACGGCATGCCTTACGGTTAAGCGAGACGGCGCGGACCACGTTTGTCATGTTCAACAACTGCCGCTGCGGTTATGCGATGCAGAACGCGTTGGACATGCGCCGCCATTGCCGGAGGTTTGGTGAAGAGCAGCCGCCGGGCGAAAAACCGGGCGAATGA